In the genome of Streptococcus oralis, one region contains:
- the rpsF gene encoding 30S ribosomal protein S6: MAKYEILYIIRPNIEEEAKNALVARFDSILTDNGATVVESKSWEKRRLAYEIQDFREGLYHIVNVEANDDAALKEFDRLSKINADILRHMIVKLDA, translated from the coding sequence ATGGCTAAATACGAAATTCTTTATATCATTCGTCCAAACATTGAAGAAGAAGCGAAAAACGCTTTGGTAGCACGTTTTGACTCTATCTTGACTGACAACGGTGCAACTGTTGTTGAATCAAAATCATGGGAAAAACGTCGTCTTGCATACGAAATCCAAGATTTCCGTGAAGGACTTTACCACATCGTTAACGTTGAAGCAAACGATGACGCAGCTCTTAAAGAGTTTGACCGTCTTTCAAAAATCAACGCTGACATTCTTCGTCACATGATCGTCAAACTTGACGCGTAA
- the ssbA gene encoding single-stranded DNA-binding protein SsbA yields the protein MINNVVLVGRMTRDAELRYTPSNVAVATFTLAVNRTFKSQNGEREADFINVVMWRQQAENLANWAKKGSLIGITGRIQTRSYDNQQGQRVYVTEVVADNFQMLESRSVREGHTGGAYSAPTASYTAPTQSVPDFSRDENPFGATNPLDISDDDLPF from the coding sequence ATGATTAACAATGTTGTACTTGTAGGGCGTATGACACGTGACGCTGAGTTGCGTTATACCCCATCAAATGTAGCAGTTGCGACTTTTACTCTTGCAGTAAACCGTACATTCAAGAGTCAAAATGGCGAACGTGAGGCTGATTTCATCAATGTCGTTATGTGGCGCCAACAGGCTGAAAATCTTGCTAACTGGGCTAAAAAAGGCTCTCTTATCGGGATCACAGGTCGTATCCAGACTCGTAGTTACGATAACCAGCAAGGACAACGTGTCTACGTAACAGAAGTCGTGGCTGATAATTTCCAAATGTTGGAAAGCCGTAGCGTGCGTGAAGGACATACAGGTGGAGCTTATTCTGCACCAACTGCTAGTTATACAGCACCTACACAATCAGTACCTGACTTTTCACGTGATGAAAATCCATTTGGAGCAACCAATCCGTTGGATATTTCAGATGATGATTTACCATTCTAA
- the rpsR gene encoding 30S ribosomal protein S18: MAQQRRGGFKRRKKVDYIAANKIEYVDYKDTELLSRFVSERGKILPRRVTGTSAKNQRKVTTAIKRARVMALMPFVNED; the protein is encoded by the coding sequence ATGGCTCAACAACGTCGTGGCGGATTCAAACGCCGTAAAAAAGTTGATTACATCGCAGCAAATAAAATTGAATATGTTGATTACAAAGATACTGAGCTTCTTAGCCGTTTCGTTTCAGAACGTGGGAAAATCCTTCCACGTCGTGTAACAGGAACTTCAGCTAAAAACCAACGTAAAGTAACAACAGCTATCAAACGCGCTCGCGTAATGGCTTTGATGCCTTTCGTAAACGAAGATTAA
- a CDS encoding GNAT family N-acetyltransferase, producing the protein MKTTCSIRKMQESDIKDLSQGFISQGWPSREEILTLYFKEQESGEREALVANFEGVVAGYITILPIAKHGPFAGMSPELSDFNVFEPFQNQGIGNLLLEEAEKRVKLISDKVTLGVGLHSGYGPAQRLYIKRGYIPDGTGVWYRNQPLEMNATIQNNDDLVLYLSKELE; encoded by the coding sequence ATGAAGACGACATGTTCAATTAGAAAAATGCAAGAATCTGACATTAAAGATCTATCTCAAGGATTTATCAGCCAAGGTTGGCCAAGTAGAGAGGAAATTTTAACTCTATACTTTAAGGAACAGGAGAGTGGAGAGAGGGAAGCTTTAGTTGCTAATTTTGAGGGTGTAGTAGCGGGGTACATCACTATTTTACCAATTGCCAAGCATGGTCCCTTTGCTGGAATGTCTCCAGAACTTTCAGATTTCAATGTCTTTGAGCCCTTTCAAAATCAAGGTATTGGAAATCTCTTGCTGGAAGAAGCAGAAAAACGAGTTAAGCTCATATCGGATAAGGTGACTCTTGGTGTTGGGCTCCATTCAGGGTATGGACCTGCCCAGAGATTGTACATCAAACGAGGTTATATTCCAGATGGAACGGGAGTTTGGTATCGAAACCAACCGTTGGAAATGAATGCCACTATTCAAAATAATGATGATTTGGTTTTGTACTTATCCAAGGAATTAGAATAA